A single window of Colletotrichum higginsianum IMI 349063 chromosome 8, whole genome shotgun sequence DNA harbors:
- a CDS encoding PET112 family protein: protein MMRIPTRDLARYLLNGQLPHQGCLVAARRPYTRLSARSVPVWSRASRFEDTRATYATATPDAPPVPLRKKLKEEKKQLKKEARSQKPKGSNQTVEGWELTVGIEIHAQLNTARKLFSPAATSFNDDPNSHVALFDVAMPGSQPKFQKETLIPALRAACALNCDIQPVSRFDRKHYFWWDQPAGYQITQYYEPFARNGRIELTARDGIAAEDGESVTIGIQQIQLEQDTAKTLAQPNDVSWLDFNRVGTPLIEIITKPELHHPRTAAAFVRKVQALLHAVDACVSGMETGGLRADVNVSVRRAGDQDTPLGTRTEIKNLSTIKAVEDAIIAERDRQIAALEAGGVIASETRGWTLGSKHTRRLRGKEGEVDYRYMPDPDLGPLVIGEDLVGRIRDSVRDLPDAELTELIRDYGLTAKDAQSLMSMDDGGRLEYFYKVVGELGRCLAEAEAPGGSAPPPPPLRSYASLACNWILHEFGRLSADKEDPQHAPPYISPDGRFDRLPHTAVAEILFHLHRRAITGRVAKELLVATYVGVVPSSVTETIREHDLWFKEMTDDEYRRLAERAIEGEDKVLEEFRGGKKKYPQGKLMYLVGKMMREGDTERIDPSGAEGVMRQLVRERTGAHQD, encoded by the coding sequence ATGATGCGCATCCCGACTCGCGACTTGGCCCGCTACCTGCTCAATGGCCAGCTCCCCCACCAGGGCTGCTTGgtcgcggcgcggcgccCCTACACCCGTCTGTCGGCCCGTTCCGTACCAGTATGGTCGCGTGCCTCGCGTTTCGAAGACACAAGGGCGACATACGCGACCGCAACGCCGGACGCACCGCCAGTTCCCCTTAggaagaagctcaaggaggagaagaagcagctgAAAAAGGAGGCGAGGTCCCAGAAGCCCAAGGGGAGCAATCAGACGGTCGAGGGGTGGGAGTTGACCGTTGGAATCGAAATCCACGCCCAGCTCAACACGGCGCGGAAGCTCTTCTCCCCGGCGGCCACCTCGTTCAACGACGATCCCAACTCCCACGTGGCCCTTTTCGACGTCGCCATGCCTGGCAGCCAACCCAAGTTCCAAAAGGAGACGCTCATCCCGGCCCTGCGCGCCGCCTGCGCCCTGAACTGCGACATTCAACCCGTCAGTCGGTTCGACAGGAAACACTACTTTTGGTGGGACCAGCCCGCTGGTTACCAGATCACACAGTACTATGAGCCATTCGCCCGCAACGGCCGGATCGAGCTTACGGCCCGGGACGGCATCGCCGCTGAGGACGGCGAGAGCGTGACCATTGGCATTCAGCAGATCCAGCTGGAGCAGGACACCGCCAAGACCCTGGCCCAACCGAACGACGTCTCCTGGCTCGACTTCAACCGGGTCGGCACGCCACTCATCGAGATCATCACCAAGCCAGAACTGCACCATCCGcgtaccgccgccgccttcgtccgCAAGGTCCAGGCTCTGCTccatgccgtcgacgccTGCGTCTCGGGCATGGAGACGGGCGGCTTGCGCGCCGACGTCAACGTCTCGGTCCGCAGGGCGGGAGATCAGGACACGCCGCTGGGCACGCGGACCGAGATCAAGAACCTGAGCAccatcaaggccgtcgaggacgccatcatcgccgagcGCGACCGGCAGAtcgcggcgctcgaggccggcggggTCATCGCCAGCGAGACGCGCGGCTGGACGCTGGGCTCTAAGCACACGCGCAGGCTGCgcggcaaggagggcgaggtcgactACCGCTACATGCCGGACCCGGACCTCGGTCCCCTGGTGATCGGCGAGGATCTCGTCGGCCGCATTCGCGACTCCGTCAGGGACCTGCCGGACGCCGAGCTGACGGAGCTGATCCGCGACTATGGGCTGACGGCCAAGGACGCACAGTCGCTCATGTcgatggacgacggcggcaggcTAGAGTACTTTTACAAGGTCGTCGGGGAGCTCGGCAGGTGCCTGGCCGAAGCGGAAGCTCCTGGCggctccgcgccgccgccgccgcccctgcGCTCCTACGCGTCTCTCGCGTGCAACTGGATCCTCCACGAGTTCGGCCGGCTGAgcgccgacaaggaggaCCCGCAGCACGCGCCGCCCTACATCAGCCCCGACGGCCGCTTCGACAGGCTGCCGCAtaccgccgtcgccgagatcctGTTCCACCTGCACCGGCGCGCCATCACCGGCCGGGTCGCCAAGGAGCTGCTGGTGGCGACGtacgtcggcgtcgtccctTCCTCCGTCACGGAGACCATCCGGGAGCACGACCTGTGGTTCAAGGAGATGACGGACGACGAGTACCGGCGGCTCGCCGAGCGGGCGATCGAGGGTGAGGACAAGGTGCTCGAGGAGTTCCGcggggggaagaagaagtaccCGCAGGGCAAACTGATGTACCTCGTCGGCAAGATGATGCGCGAGGGCGACACGGAGCGGATCGACCCGTCGGGCGCCGAAGGGGTCATGCGCCAGCTCGTCAGGGAGCGGACGGGCGCGCATCAGGACTGA
- a CDS encoding DnaJ domain-containing protein has translation MVLKTPKAFAVCSSNNVLSLFAVPAHHTSITSPPPPPPRRRPSSTTSSVAARSRRTTSRCYATVNSADTNPNSKSENESSKHRRQQTRPQPPPPWPTCAHPTPYDIFDIDKAAPYAKSRFAELVKQYHPDKHHASALDSLAPHTRLERYRLIVLANEILSSPDKRRVYDSCGAGWHIPGAFDGGPADPRDIHDLYRRADKAWRHAADNPAMNATWEDWERWHDRRANGERQRPLYMSNATFAALVLAALAVGTVVQTARMDNSSAYILEKKHAHEASISEALRRQGAATAGKGREERIEQFLRERENVNFGFMPSKLEVRPSAPNPK, from the coding sequence ATGGTTCTCAAGACACCAAAGGCGTTCGCCGTCTGCTCGAGCAACAACGTCCTGAGCCTCTTCGCCGTCCCCGCACACCACACATCGATAacgtcaccaccaccaccaccacccagaCGACGTCCGTCCTCCACCACCTCATCCGTCGCAGCCCGCTCACGACGAACGACCTCACGATGCTACGCGACCGTGAACAGCGCCGACACAAACCCCAATTCCAAATCCGAAAATGAATCCTCAAAacatcggcggcagcaaaCACGACCACAACCGCCGCCCCCCTGGCCGACCTGCGCGCACCCCACCCCCTACGACATCTTCGACATCGACAAGGCCGCCCCCTACGCCAAATCCCGCTTCGCCGAGCTCGTGAAGCAGTACCACCCTGACAAGCACCACGCCTCGGCCCTCGACTCGCTGGCCCCGCACACTCGCCTCGAGCGCTACCGCCTCATCGTCCTGGCCAACGAGATCCTCAGCTCCCCCGACAAACGCCGCGTCTACGACTCCTGCGGCGCCGGCTGGCACATCCCCGGCGCCTTCGACGGCGGCCCCGCCGACCCCCGTGATATCCACGACCTCTACCGCCGCGCCGACAAGGCCTGGCGccacgccgccgacaacCCGGCCATGAACGCCACCTGGGAGGACTGGGAGCGCTGGCACGACCGCCGCGCCAACGGCGAGCGTCAGAGGCCCCTGTACATGTCCAACGCcaccttcgccgccctcgtcctcgccgccctcgccgtcggcaccgtcgtGCAGACGGCCCGCATGGACAACTCGTCGGCCTAcatcctcgagaagaagcacGCCCACgaggccagcatcagcgaGGCCCTGCGCCGCCAGGGCGCCGCAACGGCCGGGAAGGGCAGGGAAGAGCGCATCGAGCAGTTTttgagggagagggagaacGTGAACTTTGGTTTCATGCCGAGCAAGCTCGAGGtccggccatcggcgccgaaCCCTAAATAG
- a CDS encoding ATP-dependent RNA helicase DHH1 has translation MAEALADKLKATNLSDGAASEDWKKSLKLPAKDNRQQTEDVTNTKGLEFENFQLKRDLLMGIFEAGFERPSPIQEEAIPVALTGRDILARAKNGTGKTAAFVIPALEKINPKVSKIQALILVPTRELAMQTSQVCKTLGKHLGINVMVTTGGTGLRDDIIRLQDPVHIVVGTPGRILDLAGKNVADLSECPMFIMDEADKLLSIEFTPVIEQLLQFHPKDRQVMLFSATFPLSVKDFSDKNMVSPYEINLMDELTLRGITQYYAFVEEKQKVHCLNTLFSKLQINQSIIFCNSTNRVELLAKKITELGYSCFYSHAKMAQQARNRVFHDFRNGVCRNLVCSDLLTRGIDIQAVNVVINFDFPKNAETYLHRIGRSGRYGHLGLAINLINWDDRFNLYNIEKDLGTEIQPIPASIDKSLYVYENPESIPRPISNFKSGQPGQGQQQPQIQQSQQQHQQHQPLLQGGPAPGNWQTQQPQQSGQQNGYQGGGRGRGRGRGGYRGQNRGGYGGGGGRGRSQGQGQGHPQPQGQLS, from the exons ATGGCGGAAGCACTCGCAGACAAGCTCAAGGCGACGAACTTGAG CGATGGCGCCGCATCAGAGGACTGGAAGAAGAGCCTGAAGCTGCCTGCCAAGGACAACAGACAACAAACTGAG GATGTCACAAACACCAAGGGTCTGGAGTTCGAGAACTTCCAGCTCAAGAGAGATTTGTTGATGGGCATCTTCGAGGCCGGATTCGAGAGGCCCTCCCCCATCCAGGAAGAAGCCATCCCCGTCGCCCTGACCGGCCGCGACATCCTTGCCCGTGCGAAGAACGGTACTGGAAAGACGGCCGCCTTCGTCATCCCCGCCCTCGAAAAGATCAATCCCAAGGTCTCCAAGATCCAAgccctcatcctcgtcccaACTCGCGAGCTCGCCATGCAAACATCACAGGTCTGCAAAACCCTCGGCAAGCACCTCGGAATCAACGTCATGGTCACTACCGGAGGCACTGGTCTTCGCGACGATATTATCCGCCTGCAGGACCCCGTCCACATCGTTGTCGGTACCCCCGGCAGAATCCTTGACCTGGCCGGCAAGAACGTTGCCGACCTGAGCGAATGCCCCATGTTCATcatggacgaggccgacaagCTTCTCTCCATCGAGTTCACCCCCGTCATCGAGCAGCTGCTGCAATTCCACCCCAAGGACCGCCAGGTGATGCTCTTCTCCGCCACCTTCCCCCTCTCTGTCAAGGACTTCTCCGACAAGAACATGGTCAGCCCCTACGAGATCAACCTTATGGACGAACTCACCCTCCGCGGCATCACCCAGTACTACGCTTTTGTCGAGGAGAAGCAAAAGGTCCACTGCCTCAACACCCTCTTCTCCAAGCTGCAGATCAACCAGTCCATCATCTTCTGCAACTCGACCAACCgtgtcgagctgctcgccaAGAAGATCACCGAGCTGGGCTACTCGTGCTTCTACAGCCACGCCAAGATGGCCCAGCAGGCGAGAAATCGCGTCTTCCACGACTTCCGCAACGGCGTGTGCCGAAACCTCGTCTGCTCTGACCTGCTTACCCGTGGTATCGACATCCAGGCCGTCAACGTCGTTATCAACTTTGACTTTCCCAAGAACGCCGAGACCTACCTGCATCGTATTGGCAGATCCGGTCGTTACGGTCACTTGGGTTTGGCCATCAACTTGATCAACTGGGATGACAGGTTCAACCTGTACAACATCGAGAAGGACCTCGGCACCGAGATCCAGCCCATCCCCGCCAGCATCGACAAGTCCCTTTACGTCTACGAGAACCCCGAGTCTATCCCGAGACCCATCTCCAACTTCAAGTCCGGTCAGCCCGGTCAGGgtcagcagcagccccaGATCCAGCaaagccagcagcagcaccagcagcaccagccccTTCTCCAGGGTGGCCCGGCTCCTGGTAACTGGCAGACTCAACAGCCCCAGCAGAGCGGTCAACAGAACGGCTaccagggcggcggcagaggtCGTGGacgcggccgtggcggtTACCGGGGCCAGAACCGCGGCGGAtacggcggtggcggtggccgCGGTCGtagccaaggccaaggccaggGTCACCCCCAGCCCCAAGGACAGCTGTCCTAG